The following coding sequences lie in one Vibrio aerogenes genomic window:
- a CDS encoding carbohydrate porin, which produces MKKISLTAVAVSSALLAGTFSVSNAVAQDKVTEGWTVNGYGHLLYNVGESLSLNDSYHHRRDYHAAGAAFSGNPTQVEFTITKGHNYDSGAWSKYVLKTEYGNHEGGNGRGFYTSSSGNEDHLESGQLELKEAYVELGDLSYFADGLSLWAGQRYLNRQSGIITKEFWKQSSGVGAGVQYHNAGIAVISADPGEGSCQLSGTDSDVNAKQCTLDSQGRSSTLTSADFYYYGVEALGGKFDFDLKLMSRRRLSESESSSGDPAKKGYGAAITYNRDYYGFDGWSTTAITYGKDLSANRGVNFGQWSSNWQKHDRSIFLTSYGVANVTDQLQIGTEITYWDLDNTTTDSVWGSENGLSRFIVGVTPSYQVNDNFRLEGVFTYALESLGADGTWGREDADTSFYTVTLAPVFTVNADYWGRPQIKPYITYMKSSDSGYAWTTGGDDDDTRFGIEAEIWF; this is translated from the coding sequence ATGAAAAAAATCAGCTTAACCGCCGTTGCCGTATCAAGCGCTTTGTTAGCCGGTACTTTCTCAGTCAGCAATGCTGTTGCCCAGGATAAAGTGACTGAGGGATGGACTGTCAATGGATATGGCCACCTTTTATACAATGTGGGTGAATCTCTGTCTTTAAACGACAGCTACCATCACCGCCGGGATTATCATGCCGCCGGTGCCGCTTTTTCCGGAAACCCGACTCAGGTCGAGTTTACCATCACCAAAGGACATAATTATGACAGTGGCGCATGGTCAAAGTATGTCCTGAAAACCGAATATGGCAATCATGAAGGCGGGAATGGCCGCGGTTTTTATACCTCCTCATCCGGTAACGAAGATCACCTCGAAAGTGGCCAGTTAGAGCTGAAAGAAGCCTATGTTGAACTGGGTGATTTGTCCTATTTTGCCGATGGTTTAAGCCTGTGGGCAGGCCAGCGCTATCTGAACCGTCAGTCAGGCATCATTACCAAAGAGTTCTGGAAACAATCCTCCGGGGTTGGTGCCGGTGTTCAGTATCACAACGCAGGGATTGCCGTTATATCTGCAGATCCGGGAGAAGGCAGCTGTCAACTATCCGGGACAGACAGTGATGTCAATGCCAAGCAGTGTACACTCGATAGTCAGGGACGGAGCAGTACACTGACTTCTGCTGATTTCTATTACTATGGTGTTGAGGCGCTGGGAGGCAAATTTGATTTTGACCTGAAACTGATGTCAAGAAGACGCCTGTCAGAAAGTGAAAGCAGTTCCGGTGATCCGGCGAAAAAAGGCTATGGCGCGGCTATCACATACAACCGTGATTATTATGGTTTTGATGGCTGGTCAACCACAGCGATTACCTACGGAAAAGATCTTTCTGCCAACCGGGGTGTCAATTTTGGTCAGTGGAGCAGTAACTGGCAAAAACATGATCGCTCAATTTTCCTGACATCCTACGGTGTCGCCAACGTCACTGACCAATTGCAAATCGGTACAGAAATCACTTACTGGGATCTGGATAACACCACAACAGACAGTGTCTGGGGCTCTGAAAATGGTTTATCCCGCTTTATTGTCGGTGTTACCCCCTCTTATCAGGTCAATGATAATTTCCGGCTGGAAGGTGTTTTCACCTACGCGCTTGAAAGTCTCGGTGCTGACGGTACCTGGGGACGTGAGGATGCAGACACCAGCTTTTATACTGTCACGCTGGCTCCTGTATTTACGGTGAATGCAGATTACTGGGGACGTCCGCAAATTAAACCGTATATCACTTACATGAAATCAAGTGACAGCGGTTATGCATGGACGACCGGCGGCGATGACGACGACACCCGGTTTGGTATCGAAGCCGAAATCTGGTTCTGA
- the malT gene encoding HTH-type transcriptional regulator MalT: MWIPSKLTRPGRLHNAIVRPRVLEMLRQAPCYKMVLFCSPAGYGKTTMAAQWLTDKNAVGWFSLDEGDNDQFRFINYFIRAINKATNNCCPNSQTLAERRQFSSLRSLFSEIFAELSEFHHECYLVLDDYHLIQNDEIHEAIRFFLKHLPDNITLVVTSRATPPLGTANLRVRDMMIEIDNHMLAFDAEETTRFFSQRISDVIDDTTINNIRDYVEGWPSALQLIALQAQHQNRTLAQSVQSVSQFNHAHLWDYLAEEVFDAIDAKTRHFLMQCSVLETFSDQLVNELTERSDALSMIESLNRYGLFIYRLDSESNWFRFHHLFAEFLAHERKARIPEEEQPLHRRAANAWLKLDIPHQALRHAQRANDATLISHILIDHGWRMFNRGELHIMETAMNELGTEQLYATMKLPLLQAWLAQSQHRYNAVEDMLLTAENEMASRDIKLTTSEKGQVNALRAQISINKNNPENARKLAELALSQLDTTDYRSRIVATSIVGEVNHVQGKLNRALPLMQQTEKLARQHQVYHQALWALLQQSEILLAQGYVQAAYELHDSAFRLIEEQKLHQVPLHEFLLRLHAQVLWCWNLLDTAEECAYKGIHVLGNIDPLKHLHCYSMLARIAIGRGELDKAGKLIEQIELRLQQSTYHLDWTANASMSLLLYWQARNDKDSVMVWLEHATRPAEANNHFLQLQWRNIARAQIFTGALEEAGQSLSFLQSKARTCNLITDINRNLIVEAVLAVMQKDETTAALKLSEALTLMNQTGMTGNFLIDGQTIYPVLQQLIQQNALGDMEKHRAQHLIKEIAHKQRSHSVHFDEGFIDKIIHHPDVPELVRTSPLTQREWQVLGLIYSGFSNEQIAQELDVAGTTIKTHIRNLYQKLNIANRKEAIETAEGLIRLMGY; the protein is encoded by the coding sequence ATGTGGATTCCTTCTAAACTCACCCGTCCGGGCCGGTTACACAATGCAATCGTACGTCCGCGGGTACTCGAAATGCTCCGGCAGGCCCCCTGCTATAAAATGGTTCTTTTTTGCTCACCCGCTGGTTATGGCAAAACAACCATGGCAGCTCAGTGGCTGACCGATAAAAATGCGGTTGGCTGGTTCAGTCTTGATGAGGGGGACAATGATCAGTTTCGCTTTATTAATTACTTTATCCGTGCAATCAATAAAGCAACAAATAATTGTTGTCCGAACTCTCAGACTCTGGCAGAACGCAGGCAGTTCTCTTCTTTACGCTCTTTATTCAGTGAAATATTTGCTGAACTCAGTGAATTTCATCATGAATGCTATCTCGTTCTGGATGATTACCACCTGATTCAGAATGATGAGATTCATGAAGCGATTCGCTTTTTTCTGAAGCACCTGCCGGATAACATCACTCTGGTCGTCACCAGCCGGGCAACCCCACCTCTGGGAACTGCAAATCTGCGGGTGCGGGACATGATGATTGAAATCGACAATCATATGCTGGCATTTGATGCCGAAGAAACCACCCGTTTTTTCAGTCAGCGAATATCAGACGTCATTGATGACACGACCATTAACAATATCCGTGACTATGTGGAAGGCTGGCCATCGGCGCTTCAGCTCATCGCCCTTCAGGCCCAGCATCAAAACCGGACGCTGGCTCAGTCGGTCCAGTCCGTTTCACAGTTCAATCATGCTCATTTATGGGATTATCTGGCTGAAGAAGTATTTGACGCGATTGATGCAAAAACCCGGCACTTCCTGATGCAGTGTTCCGTACTGGAAACATTCAGCGATCAGCTGGTGAATGAACTGACAGAACGCAGCGATGCACTGAGTATGATTGAATCCCTGAACCGGTACGGACTGTTTATTTACCGCCTGGACAGTGAAAGTAACTGGTTTCGCTTCCATCATCTGTTCGCTGAATTTCTGGCGCATGAGCGTAAAGCACGGATTCCGGAAGAAGAACAACCTCTCCATCGCAGAGCGGCCAATGCCTGGCTGAAACTGGATATCCCGCATCAGGCACTTCGGCACGCCCAGAGAGCCAACGATGCAACATTAATTTCCCACATTCTGATTGATCATGGCTGGCGCATGTTCAACCGGGGCGAACTCCACATCATGGAGACCGCTATGAACGAACTGGGCACAGAACAATTGTATGCCACCATGAAACTGCCCTTGCTCCAGGCCTGGCTCGCTCAGAGCCAACACCGTTACAATGCGGTGGAAGACATGTTGCTGACGGCGGAAAATGAAATGGCCAGCCGCGATATCAAACTCACCACCAGTGAAAAAGGCCAGGTGAATGCGCTCCGGGCCCAGATTTCGATCAACAAAAATAACCCGGAAAATGCCCGTAAGCTCGCCGAACTGGCTTTGAGTCAGCTGGATACGACAGACTATCGCAGCCGGATTGTTGCCACATCGATTGTGGGTGAGGTCAATCATGTTCAGGGAAAACTGAACAGGGCCCTACCGCTGATGCAACAAACAGAAAAACTGGCCCGCCAGCATCAGGTTTATCATCAGGCACTGTGGGCTCTGCTGCAGCAAAGTGAAATTCTGCTGGCGCAGGGGTATGTACAGGCGGCTTATGAACTCCACGATTCAGCCTTCAGGCTGATTGAAGAACAGAAGCTTCATCAGGTACCGCTGCATGAATTTTTGCTCAGGCTTCATGCGCAGGTACTCTGGTGCTGGAATCTGCTTGATACTGCCGAAGAATGCGCCTACAAAGGCATTCATGTACTGGGCAATATCGACCCGCTGAAGCATCTGCACTGTTATTCGATGCTGGCCCGGATCGCCATTGGCCGGGGTGAATTAGATAAAGCAGGAAAGCTGATAGAACAGATCGAATTACGTCTGCAACAATCGACTTACCATCTGGACTGGACGGCGAATGCATCGATGTCTTTATTACTTTACTGGCAGGCCCGGAATGACAAAGATTCGGTGATGGTGTGGCTCGAGCATGCCACCCGCCCGGCAGAAGCCAACAACCATTTTCTCCAGTTGCAGTGGCGCAACATAGCCCGTGCACAAATTTTCACCGGCGCTCTGGAAGAAGCCGGACAAAGCCTGAGTTTTCTGCAAAGTAAAGCCCGCACATGCAACCTGATCACGGATATCAACCGTAATCTGATCGTTGAAGCGGTTCTGGCGGTGATGCAGAAAGATGAAACAACCGCGGCATTGAAGCTGAGCGAAGCGTTAACGCTGATGAATCAAACCGGAATGACCGGGAATTTCCTGATCGACGGACAGACGATCTATCCGGTTTTACAGCAACTGATTCAGCAAAATGCGCTGGGTGATATGGAAAAGCACCGGGCGCAGCATTTAATCAAAGAAATTGCTCACAAACAACGCAGTCATTCGGTTCATTTCGACGAAGGCTTCATCGATAAGATCATCCATCACCCGGATGTTCCGGAGCTGGTCAGAACCAGCCCGCTGACACAACGGGAATGGCAGGTATTGGGACTGATTTATTCCGGCTTCAGCAATGAACAAATCGCACAAGAGCTTGATGTCGCCGGAACCACAATCAAAACCCATATCCGTAATCTGTACCAGAAACTGAACATTGCGAACAGAAAAGAAGCCATCGAAACAGCAGAAGGCCTGATTCGTCTGATGGGATATTAG
- a CDS encoding glycogen/starch/alpha-glucan phosphorylase — MKLNQQKQFDKEQFKDNVKRHLTSTYVQTVEQASTRTWYLAMARALSELTAFDLLETENDIRIKNSKSVNYLSLEFLIGRLTGNNLISMGVYTQISEAMEELGHSLSDLLEEERDPSLGNGGLGRLAACFMDSCAAQEFPTVGYGLHYEYGLFRQSFLDGQQQESPDAWQGVEGYPWEIARPQLAQQIGFYGQVEIYEEHGRERRRWVPGMFVKAMPWDLPIVGYQSETVYPLRLWECQAIAPFSLESFNNGDYFDAQKSLIDAGNITKILYPNDNHEKGKTLRLMQQYFHSAASIADILRRHEAAGHPLRLLPDYETIQLNDTHPTIAIPELMRVLMDERDLSWEDAWAICSKTFAYTNHTLLPEALETWSESLIQRLLPRHMEIIYQINYQFLTEVRQKWPGDVGKQQKLSIIEEGVHRMVRMANLCVVGSCAVNGVAALHTELVKRDLFPEFHELYPEKIQNVTNGVTPRRWLKFCNPGLSALITEKIGDGWAGELEQISRLASYADDPVFQQSYLAIKKGNKQRLADWVMTHLGINISTEAIFDVQIKRLHEYKRQHLNLLHILSLYHRLLHDPEFEMVPRVFFFAAKAAPGYYLAKEIIYTINKVAQTINNDSRVNHQLKVIFIPDYRVSMAEIIIPAADVSEQISTAGKEASGTGNMKMALNGALTIGTMDGANVEIREEVGDENIYIFGLDVTGVTALKQQGYNPFDYYYADPLLKSSMELLIGETFTPGQPDKLRAVYDSLLDGGDPYLCLADFASYVKAHEAIDAQYRDQTGWARKTILNTASVGKFTSDRSIRDYVENIWHLKAVHR; from the coding sequence ATGAAACTGAATCAGCAAAAGCAATTTGATAAAGAACAATTTAAAGACAACGTGAAACGCCACCTGACCTCGACGTATGTTCAAACCGTTGAGCAGGCAAGTACGAGAACCTGGTATCTGGCGATGGCAAGAGCGTTGTCAGAACTGACCGCGTTCGATTTACTTGAAACAGAAAATGACATCAGAATTAAAAACTCCAAAAGTGTGAATTATCTGTCTCTGGAGTTTCTGATTGGTCGCCTGACAGGCAATAATCTGATTAGTATGGGCGTTTATACGCAAATTAGCGAGGCGATGGAAGAGCTTGGACACAGCCTGAGTGACCTGCTGGAAGAAGAACGCGATCCTTCATTAGGAAACGGTGGATTAGGCCGGTTGGCTGCCTGTTTCATGGATTCCTGTGCAGCGCAGGAATTTCCGACAGTTGGCTATGGATTACATTATGAATATGGCCTGTTCAGACAATCATTTCTGGATGGGCAGCAGCAGGAATCACCCGATGCATGGCAAGGGGTTGAAGGCTATCCATGGGAGATTGCAAGGCCGCAGCTGGCTCAGCAGATAGGATTTTATGGTCAGGTTGAAATTTATGAGGAACATGGACGGGAGCGGCGTCGTTGGGTGCCGGGGATGTTTGTCAAAGCGATGCCTTGGGATTTACCGATTGTCGGTTATCAGAGTGAGACCGTATATCCGCTGCGCTTATGGGAATGTCAGGCGATTGCACCGTTTTCTCTGGAAAGCTTCAACAATGGTGATTATTTCGATGCACAGAAATCTTTGATTGATGCAGGCAACATTACAAAAATTCTGTATCCGAATGATAACCATGAAAAGGGTAAAACTTTACGGTTGATGCAGCAGTATTTCCATAGTGCTGCATCAATTGCTGATATTTTGCGTCGTCATGAAGCAGCCGGACATCCGCTCAGGTTACTGCCTGATTATGAAACGATTCAGCTTAATGATACGCATCCGACAATTGCTATTCCCGAACTGATGCGGGTATTGATGGATGAACGGGATTTAAGCTGGGAGGATGCCTGGGCGATTTGTTCAAAAACCTTTGCATATACCAACCATACATTGTTGCCTGAAGCGCTGGAAACCTGGAGTGAATCGCTGATTCAGCGTTTGCTGCCCCGACATATGGAGATTATCTACCAGATTAATTACCAGTTTTTAACTGAAGTCCGGCAGAAATGGCCGGGAGATGTCGGCAAGCAACAGAAACTGTCCATCATTGAGGAAGGGGTACACCGGATGGTCAGAATGGCTAATCTGTGCGTGGTCGGCTCCTGTGCGGTCAATGGTGTTGCCGCACTGCATACCGAACTGGTGAAACGGGATCTGTTCCCTGAGTTTCATGAACTTTATCCGGAAAAAATTCAGAATGTGACCAATGGTGTCACGCCACGTCGCTGGCTGAAGTTCTGTAATCCGGGACTGTCCGCATTGATTACAGAAAAAATCGGGGATGGATGGGCCGGTGAACTGGAGCAGATTTCAAGGTTGGCCTCTTATGCTGATGATCCGGTCTTTCAGCAGTCTTATCTGGCCATTAAAAAAGGCAACAAGCAGCGTTTGGCTGATTGGGTGATGACGCATCTCGGTATCAACATCAGTACAGAGGCGATCTTTGATGTACAGATTAAGCGGTTGCACGAGTATAAACGCCAGCACCTGAATTTATTACACATTCTGTCTTTATATCACCGGTTACTTCACGACCCTGAGTTTGAGATGGTACCACGGGTATTCTTCTTCGCGGCGAAGGCTGCGCCGGGCTATTATCTGGCAAAAGAGATTATCTATACCATCAACAAAGTTGCTCAAACCATTAACAACGATTCGCGTGTGAACCATCAGCTGAAAGTGATTTTCATACCGGATTACAGGGTCAGCATGGCTGAGATTATTATTCCTGCGGCTGATGTGTCGGAACAGATTTCAACAGCCGGAAAAGAAGCCTCAGGGACCGGGAATATGAAGATGGCACTGAATGGCGCCCTGACCATCGGGACGATGGATGGTGCGAATGTCGAAATCCGTGAGGAGGTCGGCGATGAAAATATCTACATATTCGGCCTTGATGTCACGGGGGTCACAGCATTAAAGCAGCAGGGATATAACCCGTTTGATTATTATTACGCCGATCCACTGCTAAAATCATCTATGGAGTTATTGATTGGCGAAACATTTACGCCCGGTCAGCCGGATAAACTGAGAGCGGTATACGACAGCTTGCTTGATGGTGGTGATCCGTATTTATGTCTTGCAGATTTTGCTTCCTATGTGAAGGCTCATGAAGCAATTGATGCGCAGTACCGGGATCAGACAGGTTGGGCCCGTAAGACCATACTAAATACTGCTTCGGTCGGAAAATTCACTTCAGACCGTTCAATTCGGGACTATGTTGAGAATATATGGCATCTGAAAGCTGTACATCGTTAA
- the malQ gene encoding 4-alpha-glucanotransferase has product MTKKSALKQVAEAANISDNYINAWGEDASVSDETIRSLLASLGYDTSNDEKLLKSAEKKQRKDVLAPVQVIKSNDQPIEIDLNLGVSARESEFCWRVETEQGEILEGYLQSQIIRDERKDGGPLVFQLPMLSWGYHQLTVTRKRRKSPYSMTLIVTPQSCYKQDDLGKNKKMWGPSVQLYTLRSSHNWGIGDFGDLKQLVAEIATRGGDFIGLNPIHSLFPANPEGASPYSPSSRSWLNILYIDVSSVPEFVLSEKAQQVVGHADFQRRLQQVRAEHWVNYSEVASLKMNVLPLLYEEFKTRHLSEGTDRADAFLAFVEDGGDSLLHQAAFDALHVKLHQENPEIWGWPVFPEQYRHYTSAAVKEFIEEERDLVHLYMYLQWVADSQINEAQVLAKEKGMSIGLYRDLAVGVADSGSETWADDGSLVQDVSIGAPPDVLGPLGQNWGLPPLNPEVLLNTAYDAYIRLLRANMKHCGALRIDHVLGLLRLWWIPKGKTASDGAYMYYPVEDMLSILALESHRHQCAVIGEDLGTVPDEIVDILAEAGIHSYKVFFFETSKDGGYYSPAHYVSQSMATLCTHDMPTLRGFWHCEDLKTGRELGLYPDEEQLKGLFDSRLRCKQEILNSVNWHGNLPEGVGMDATTVPMDHALSEALHIHLASGASALLSVQLEDWLEMDQPVNIPGTVDEYPNWRRKLSVNLDDLFARHDVNEIAHKLTEVRKNAG; this is encoded by the coding sequence ATGACAAAAAAATCAGCATTAAAGCAAGTCGCTGAAGCAGCAAATATCTCTGATAACTATATTAATGCGTGGGGAGAAGACGCCAGTGTTTCTGATGAGACGATTCGTTCTCTGCTGGCATCTTTGGGCTACGATACATCAAATGATGAGAAGTTACTGAAATCAGCGGAAAAGAAACAGAGAAAAGACGTACTGGCACCGGTTCAGGTTATCAAGAGTAATGATCAGCCGATAGAAATTGATCTGAACCTTGGTGTGAGTGCCAGAGAGAGTGAGTTTTGCTGGCGGGTTGAAACCGAGCAGGGAGAGATATTAGAAGGTTATCTGCAGTCTCAGATTATCCGGGATGAAAGAAAAGATGGCGGACCGCTGGTTTTTCAGTTGCCGATGTTATCCTGGGGATATCACCAGCTGACCGTGACCCGCAAGCGCCGAAAATCGCCCTACAGTATGACGCTGATTGTCACGCCTCAATCCTGTTATAAACAGGATGACCTGGGGAAAAATAAAAAAATGTGGGGGCCGAGTGTGCAGCTGTATACATTGCGCAGCAGTCATAACTGGGGCATTGGTGATTTTGGAGATCTCAAACAACTGGTTGCTGAAATCGCTACCCGGGGAGGGGATTTTATTGGTCTGAATCCGATTCATTCTCTGTTTCCGGCTAATCCTGAAGGGGCTAGTCCTTACAGTCCTTCCTCCCGCTCCTGGCTGAATATTTTGTACATAGATGTGAGCTCTGTGCCTGAATTTGTGTTAAGTGAGAAGGCGCAGCAAGTGGTTGGTCATGCGGATTTTCAGCGCCGTTTACAGCAAGTGAGGGCGGAGCATTGGGTCAATTACTCTGAAGTCGCCAGTTTGAAGATGAATGTGTTGCCTTTGTTATACGAAGAGTTCAAAACCCGTCATCTTAGCGAGGGTACCGATCGGGCCGATGCATTTCTGGCGTTTGTAGAGGATGGTGGGGATAGTTTGCTTCATCAGGCTGCATTTGATGCTTTACACGTCAAATTACATCAGGAAAACCCTGAAATATGGGGATGGCCGGTTTTTCCTGAACAATATCGCCACTATACCAGTGCTGCCGTGAAAGAATTTATTGAAGAAGAGCGGGATCTGGTCCATCTGTATATGTATTTACAGTGGGTTGCGGACAGTCAGATTAATGAAGCCCAGGTGTTGGCGAAAGAGAAGGGGATGTCGATTGGTCTGTACAGGGATCTGGCAGTTGGTGTGGCTGATTCCGGTTCTGAAACCTGGGCTGATGATGGTAGTCTGGTTCAGGATGTCAGTATTGGTGCTCCACCGGACGTGCTTGGGCCGCTCGGACAAAACTGGGGACTCCCGCCGCTCAACCCTGAGGTATTACTGAATACAGCCTATGATGCGTATATCCGTTTGCTGCGTGCCAACATGAAACATTGCGGTGCGTTGCGGATTGACCATGTGCTTGGATTACTGCGTTTGTGGTGGATTCCAAAAGGGAAAACTGCCTCTGATGGCGCATATATGTATTATCCGGTCGAGGACATGTTGTCGATTCTTGCTCTGGAATCGCACCGTCATCAGTGTGCCGTAATTGGTGAAGATTTAGGCACAGTGCCGGATGAAATTGTCGATATCCTTGCTGAAGCCGGGATTCATTCGTACAAAGTGTTTTTCTTCGAAACGTCAAAAGATGGCGGCTATTATTCTCCGGCTCACTATGTCTCTCAGTCGATGGCGACACTGTGTACTCATGACATGCCGACACTGCGCGGGTTCTGGCATTGTGAAGATTTAAAAACCGGCCGGGAGCTTGGGTTGTATCCGGATGAAGAACAGTTGAAAGGCTTGTTTGATAGCCGGTTACGTTGTAAACAGGAGATTCTTAACAGTGTGAACTGGCATGGTAATTTACCGGAGGGTGTTGGTATGGATGCAACTACCGTCCCGATGGATCATGCTCTGAGCGAAGCGTTGCACATTCATCTGGCATCGGGTGCTTCTGCACTATTGAGTGTTCAGCTGGAAGACTGGCTGGAGATGGATCAACCAGTCAATATTCCCGGTACTGTGGATGAATATCCCAACTGGCGGCGTAAATTGTCAGTCAATTTGGATGACTTATTTGCCCGTCATGATGTCAATGAGATAGCCCATAAGCTGACGGAAGTAAGAAAAAATGCAGGGTGA
- a CDS encoding transposase: MTTARSQLISLDVTPYYHCVSRCVRRSFLCGEDSVTGKSYEHRRDWLESRILKLATIYCIDICAYAVMANHYHLVVHVNRSKAESLSTFEVIERWQQEHHLPWLIQRFMKQQLTCKAEIKRCHQIIQQWRERLYSLSWMMKELNFNIALQANQEDDCTGHFWEGRFKSYALLDEAALLAAMTYTDLNPVRAKIAETPETSQYTSLKKRLDALEEHQPTPHGLYPFIGDRHPEQPAGIPFRLSDYIEWVDFTGRQLRQDKCGYISQDQPAILTRLSLSQTKALKLVTHLERRRKRWIGSPGHLLLAKQRLNKKRIDGLTV; encoded by the coding sequence ATGACCACAGCCCGCTCACAACTGATATCTCTCGATGTCACGCCTTATTATCACTGCGTGTCCCGCTGTGTCCGGCGTTCATTTCTATGTGGAGAAGATTCTGTCACTGGAAAATCTTATGAGCATCGCCGGGACTGGCTGGAAAGCCGGATTTTAAAACTGGCGACCATCTACTGCATCGATATTTGTGCCTATGCTGTGATGGCGAATCACTATCACTTAGTCGTACATGTGAACCGCTCAAAAGCGGAGTCTTTGAGTACATTTGAAGTGATCGAACGCTGGCAACAGGAGCATCATTTGCCCTGGTTAATCCAGCGGTTTATGAAACAACAGCTCACCTGCAAAGCAGAAATCAAACGCTGCCATCAAATCATTCAGCAATGGCGGGAAAGATTATATTCACTGAGCTGGATGATGAAGGAGCTGAATTTTAACATCGCATTACAAGCCAACCAGGAAGACGACTGCACCGGGCACTTCTGGGAAGGACGGTTCAAATCTTATGCGCTTTTAGATGAAGCAGCCTTACTCGCGGCGATGACATACACAGATCTCAATCCTGTCCGGGCAAAAATAGCTGAGACGCCGGAAACATCACAATACACATCACTAAAAAAGCGACTGGATGCTCTGGAAGAACATCAACCAACACCACACGGCTTGTATCCATTTATTGGCGATAGACACCCGGAGCAGCCAGCAGGTATCCCTTTCCGGCTCTCCGATTATATTGAATGGGTTGATTTCACCGGACGACAGCTCCGTCAAGACAAATGTGGGTATATCAGCCAAGATCAACCCGCCATTCTCACCCGTTTGTCACTCAGTCAAACCAAAGCGCTGAAACTCGTCACTCATCTTGAACGAAGAAGAAAGCGATGGATTGGCAGCCCCGGGCATCTGCTCCTTGCAAAACAACGCCTGAATAAAAAACGAATCGATGGGTTAACAGTATAA
- the malK gene encoding maltose/maltodextrin ABC transporter ATP-binding protein MalK, translating into MANVTLKNVCKAYGDVMISRDVNLEIKEGEFVVFVGPSGCGKSTLLRCIAGLEDITSGDLYIGGEKVNDIEPSKRGVGMVFQSYALYPHLNLYDNMSFGLKLAKADKKEIDKRVNHAAEILQLRHLLDRQPKALSGGQRQRVAIGRTLVSQPEVFLLDEPLSNLDAALRVNMRSEITKLQRQLGCTMIYVTHDQVEAMTMADKIVVLDTGSVAQTGQPLELYHYPKNRFVAGFIGSPKMNFITVQIESVEAERVMVQLANGESFWIPVDGTSVQPGERMSLGIRPEHLLHADSASATIEGYVQIVEKLGNETQVYLHLDSADADVIYRAPDTLPVEAGETYTIGIEPNRCHLFHSNGNACRRLYRESGVDFDAISSIA; encoded by the coding sequence ATGGCGAATGTCACGTTAAAAAATGTATGTAAAGCCTATGGTGATGTAATGATCTCCAGGGATGTGAATCTGGAAATCAAAGAAGGGGAATTTGTTGTCTTCGTCGGTCCTTCTGGCTGTGGCAAATCGACCTTACTCCGTTGCATTGCCGGCCTGGAGGATATTACATCCGGCGATCTTTATATCGGTGGTGAAAAAGTCAATGATATTGAACCTTCCAAACGAGGGGTTGGTATGGTGTTTCAGTCTTACGCGCTCTATCCACACCTGAACCTGTACGATAATATGTCCTTCGGACTGAAACTGGCCAAAGCAGATAAAAAAGAGATTGATAAGCGGGTCAATCACGCGGCTGAAATTCTCCAGCTCAGACATCTGCTTGACCGGCAACCCAAAGCACTCTCAGGCGGGCAACGCCAACGGGTCGCAATCGGCAGAACTCTGGTTTCTCAGCCCGAAGTTTTTCTGCTCGATGAACCGCTGTCTAATCTGGACGCAGCACTCAGAGTCAATATGCGCAGTGAAATCACCAAACTGCAGCGTCAGCTTGGCTGCACCATGATTTACGTCACTCACGATCAGGTTGAAGCCATGACGATGGCGGATAAAATCGTTGTGCTGGATACGGGTTCAGTTGCACAAACCGGACAACCACTGGAGCTCTATCATTACCCGAAAAACCGTTTTGTGGCCGGGTTTATCGGCTCACCCAAAATGAACTTCATCACTGTACAAATCGAATCAGTGGAAGCTGAACGGGTTATGGTTCAACTGGCAAATGGTGAATCATTCTGGATTCCCGTTGACGGCACCTCCGTTCAACCCGGAGAAAGAATGTCACTCGGCATCCGCCCTGAACATTTATTACATGCCGATAGCGCCAGCGCAACCATTGAAGGTTATGTTCAGATTGTTGAAAAACTCGGTAATGAAACACAGGTTTATCTGCATCTTGACAGTGCTGATGCCGATGTTATTTACCGGGCTCCAGACACTCTGCCTGTTGAAGCTGGAGAGACTTATACGATCGGGATTGAACCAAACCGTTGCCATTTGTTCCACAGTAATGGCAACGCATGCAGACGTTTATACCGTGAAAGCGGCGTCGATTTTGATGCCATCTCTTCCATCGCCTGA